The Candidatus Melainabacteria bacterium DNA segment ACCTGTACAATCTGCAGGTTAGGAAGGACACGGAAATTATAAATGAAAAAGGTTGTACTATGTGGTGGTGGAACAGGTGGACATATTTTTCCGAGTATTGCTGTTGGCGAGATATTAAAAGAAAAAGGTTGTGATCTTTACTATCTTGGAGTTAATAAAAAACCTGAAGAGTATATTGCAGAAAAAAATGGAATAGATTTTTTTGGTTATGATTTTTTAGGCTTTCCAAGAAAGCTTCAAAAAGAACTTTTCGCCTGGCCTTTTTATTTACTTAAGGCAGTATCAAAAGCAAAACTTTATTTAAAGCATTATAGACCAGAAATAGTTTTTGGAACTGGGGGATATTCTGCAGCTCCTGTTTTTATTGCTGCAAAAAGATTAGGCATTTCATATATTGTTCATAATCTTGATGTTAAGCTTGGTCTTGCAAATAAATTTTGTTCAAATGGTGCATTAGCCTTGACATTGGGTTTTGAAACAAATGAGCTCCCTGAAAATAAAAAAGAAAATGTCATTGTTACTGGTAATCCAGTAAGGAAATGTTTTTTAGAAATTGAAATGTTAAATAAAGCTACCCTCTGCAAAGAGTTTAATTTTAGCCCGAATAAAAAGACAATTTTTATAATTGGTGGCTCTCAAGGTGCAAATGCTATAAACGAAGCAGCTTTGGAAATCATAAAAGATCTTGTAATAAATAATGATATTCAAATCATTCATCAAACCGGTGAAAGTTCTCATGAAGGATTTATCAAAAGAATACCTGCTACTATGACTGCAGGTTATATAGCAAAACCTTTTTTTGAGAATCCTGAAAAATGTTACCATCTTGCTGACTTAGTAATTTCTCGCTCTGGAGCAATGACAGTGACAGAGATTACAGTTTTAGGTAAGCCAGCTATTTTTATTCCATATCCTTATGCAGGAAATCATCAAGAAGCAAATATTAATCACTTAATTAATTCAAGTGGTGCAGTTTTATTTAGACAAAAAGGATTAAGAGCCAGAGAACTATTAAACACAATTTTAGATCTCTTTAAAAATCCCAGTAAGTTACATGAAATGTCAAAAGTTACAAAGTCTTTTGCCAAGCCAGATGCTGCAAGAGACATTGCAAGTTTAATACTTTCTAAAATAAATAATATTCCTGATCTAGTCAAATTGATTTAATAAATTCTTTTAATAAATCTAAACCACCCTCTCCACTTTTCTCTGGATGAAATTGTACTGCAAAAAGATTATCTTTCTTAATTACTGAGGTAAATTTTTCTCCATCATATTCTGTTTCTCCATAAATCAGGTTTTTGTCTTCTGGGATAACATAGTAGGAGTGGATGAAATAGAACTTCTCAGTGTCATATTGTGTCACATCATTCCATCCAATGTGTGGAATTTTTTTTGCTTTTTTAAATCGCACAACTTTGCCCTTTAAAATTCCAAGGCCTTTTATTCCTGGATTTTCTTCTCCTTCTTCAAATAAAACCTGCATCCCTACACAAATACCTAAAAATGGTTTTTTTGCTGATTTAATAATTATTTCTTCCAGATTATTTCTCCTGATTGAATCCATAACAGCGCCAAATGCACCAACCCCTGGAAGAATAACAGCATCTGACTTTTCAATTTGTTTTAGATCTTTTGTGATCTCAGTATTTGCACCAATAAATTTAAATGCCTTATAAACACTATGAAGATTGCCCGCACCAAAATCTATTAGAGATATGTTTTTATTCATGTTTGTACAGACGCCCCATTGAGGCGTCTCTACCCTCTGATGACAATGTTTACAATCTTATCCGGCACGACCACAATCTTTATTAATTCCTTCCCTTTAATTTTTGATTTTACTTTTGGCTGATTAAGTGCAATTTTTTCAAGCTCCTTTTGATCTTGCCCTTTCTTAGTAGTAAGGACATCAATCTTTTTCCCACCCATTTGAATGACAAGTTCAATTTCATCTGTAATTAAAGCATCTTTATCATAGTCAGGCCATCTCTGAGTGTGTATTAAAGATTCTCCACCAAGCTTTTCCCACAACTCTTCTGT contains these protein-coding regions:
- the hisH gene encoding imidazole glycerol phosphate synthase subunit HisH encodes the protein MNKNISLIDFGAGNLHSVYKAFKFIGANTEITKDLKQIEKSDAVILPGVGAFGAVMDSIRRNNLEEIIIKSAKKPFLGICVGMQVLFEEGEENPGIKGLGILKGKVVRFKKAKKIPHIGWNDVTQYDTEKFYFIHSYYVIPEDKNLIYGETEYDGEKFTSVIKKDNLFAVQFHPEKSGEGGLDLLKEFIKSI
- the murG gene encoding undecaprenyldiphospho-muramoylpentapeptide beta-N-acetylglucosaminyltransferase, giving the protein MKKVVLCGGGTGGHIFPSIAVGEILKEKGCDLYYLGVNKKPEEYIAEKNGIDFFGYDFLGFPRKLQKELFAWPFYLLKAVSKAKLYLKHYRPEIVFGTGGYSAAPVFIAAKRLGISYIVHNLDVKLGLANKFCSNGALALTLGFETNELPENKKENVIVTGNPVRKCFLEIEMLNKATLCKEFNFSPNKKTIFIIGGSQGANAINEAALEIIKDLVINNDIQIIHQTGESSHEGFIKRIPATMTAGYIAKPFFENPEKCYHLADLVISRSGAMTVTEITVLGKPAIFIPYPYAGNHQEANINHLINSSGAVLFRQKGLRARELLNTILDLFKNPSKLHEMSKVTKSFAKPDAARDIASLILSKINNIPDLVKLI